Proteins from a genomic interval of Pseudomonas silesiensis:
- the ftsH gene encoding ATP-dependent zinc metalloprotease FtsH, with protein MAKNLILWLIIAAVLVTVMNNFSSPNEPQTLNYSDFIQQVKDGKVERVAVDGYVITGKRNDGDSFKTIRPAIQDNGLIGDLVDNHVVVEGKQPEQQSIWTQLLVASFPILVIIAVFMFFMRQMQGGAGGKGGPMSFGKSKARLLSEDQVKTTLGDVAGCDEAKEEVGELVEFLRDPGKFQRLGGRIPRGVLMVGPPGTGKTLLAKAIAGEAKVPFFTISGSDFVEMFVGVGASRVRDMFEQAKKHAPCIIFIDEIDAVGRHRGAGMGGGHDEREQTLNQLLVEMDGFEMNDGIIVIAATNRPDVLDPALLRPGRFDRQVVVGLPDIRGREQILKVHMRKVPMGDDVAPAVIARGTPGFSGADLANLVNEASLFAARAGKRIVEMKEFELAKDKIMMGAERKSMVMSEKEKQNTAYHEAGHAIVGRVVPEHDPVYKVSIIPRGRALGVTMFLPEEDRYSLSKRALISQICSLYGGRIAEEMTLGFDGVTTGASNDIMRASQIARNMVTKWGLSEKLGPLMYAEEEGEVFLGRGGGGQGASFSGETAKLIDSEVRSIIDQCYGTAKQILTDNRDKLDAMADALMKYETIDADQIDDIMAGRTPREPRDWSGGTGTSGTPPAVQGERPETPIGGPAADV; from the coding sequence ATGGCAAAGAATCTGATCCTGTGGTTGATCATCGCGGCAGTCCTGGTGACGGTGATGAACAACTTCTCCAGCCCTAACGAGCCGCAGACCCTCAACTATTCCGACTTCATCCAGCAGGTCAAGGATGGCAAGGTCGAACGCGTAGCCGTCGATGGCTATGTGATTACCGGCAAGCGCAACGATGGCGACAGCTTCAAGACCATCCGTCCGGCAATCCAGGATAATGGTCTGATCGGCGACCTCGTGGACAACCACGTCGTGGTCGAAGGCAAACAGCCTGAACAGCAAAGCATCTGGACTCAGCTCCTGGTGGCAAGCTTCCCGATCCTGGTGATCATCGCCGTGTTCATGTTCTTCATGCGGCAGATGCAGGGCGGAGCCGGTGGCAAGGGCGGACCGATGAGCTTCGGCAAGAGCAAGGCGCGCCTGCTCTCCGAAGATCAGGTGAAAACCACCCTGGGTGACGTTGCCGGTTGCGACGAAGCCAAGGAAGAAGTCGGCGAGCTGGTCGAGTTCCTGCGTGACCCGGGCAAGTTCCAGCGCCTGGGCGGTCGCATTCCTCGCGGCGTACTGATGGTCGGTCCTCCGGGTACCGGTAAAACCTTGCTCGCCAAGGCGATTGCCGGCGAAGCCAAAGTGCCGTTCTTCACCATTTCCGGTTCCGATTTCGTCGAAATGTTCGTCGGTGTCGGTGCCAGCCGTGTTCGCGACATGTTCGAGCAGGCAAAGAAGCACGCGCCATGCATCATCTTCATCGATGAAATCGACGCCGTCGGTCGCCATCGTGGTGCCGGCATGGGTGGCGGTCACGACGAGCGCGAACAGACGCTCAACCAGTTGCTGGTAGAGATGGACGGCTTCGAAATGAATGACGGCATCATCGTCATCGCCGCCACCAACCGTCCGGACGTACTGGACCCGGCGCTGCTGCGTCCAGGCCGTTTCGACCGTCAGGTCGTGGTCGGTCTGCCGGACATCCGCGGCCGTGAGCAGATTCTCAAGGTCCACATGCGCAAAGTGCCGATGGGTGACGACGTCGCTCCGGCCGTGATCGCCCGTGGTACCCCTGGTTTCTCCGGTGCCGACCTGGCGAACCTGGTGAACGAGGCGTCGCTGTTCGCCGCCCGTGCCGGCAAGCGCATCGTTGAAATGAAAGAGTTCGAACTGGCCAAAGACAAGATCATGATGGGTGCCGAGCGCAAATCCATGGTCATGTCCGAGAAAGAGAAGCAGAACACCGCTTATCACGAAGCCGGCCACGCCATTGTCGGTCGCGTCGTGCCTGAGCATGACCCGGTCTACAAGGTGTCGATCATCCCCCGCGGTCGCGCGCTGGGTGTGACCATGTTCCTGCCGGAAGAAGACCGCTACAGCCTGTCCAAGCGTGCGTTGATCAGCCAGATCTGCTCGCTGTACGGCGGCCGTATCGCTGAAGAAATGACCCTTGGCTTCGATGGTGTCACCACCGGTGCATCCAACGACATCATGCGTGCCAGCCAGATTGCACGGAACATGGTGACCAAGTGGGGCCTGTCGGAAAAACTCGGTCCGTTGATGTACGCCGAAGAAGAGGGTGAAGTGTTCCTCGGTCGCGGCGGCGGCGGTCAAGGCGCCAGTTTCTCCGGCGAGACGGCGAAGCTGATCGACTCCGAGGTGCGCAGCATCATCGACCAGTGCTACGGCACCGCCAAGCAGATCCTCACGGATAACCGTGACAAGCTCGACGCCATGGCCGATGCCTTGATGAAGTACGAAACGATCGATGCCGATCAGATCGATGACATCATGGCCGGTCGTACGCCTCGCGAACCTCGCGACTGGTCCGGTGGTACCGGTACGTCCGGAACACCTCCGGCAGTGCAGGGCGAGCGTCCGGAAACACCTATCGGCGGTCCGGCTGCTGACGTTTAA
- the rlmE gene encoding 23S rRNA (uridine(2552)-2'-O)-methyltransferase RlmE, with protein MARSKTSLKWLQRHVNDPYVKQAQKDGYRSRASYKLLEVQEKYKLIRPGMSVVDLGAAPGGWSQVTSRLIGGQGRLIASDILEMDSIPDVTFIQGDFTQDEVLAQILEAVGNSQVDLVISDMAPNMSGTPEVDMPKAMFLCELALDLAARILKPGGNFVIKVFQGEGFDAYVKDARQKFDKVQMIKPDSSRGSSREQYMLAWGYRGRSE; from the coding sequence GTGGCCCGTTCCAAGACAAGCCTTAAATGGCTGCAAAGACATGTCAATGATCCCTATGTGAAGCAGGCGCAGAAGGATGGTTACCGCTCGCGTGCGAGTTACAAGCTTCTGGAGGTCCAGGAGAAATACAAGCTGATCCGTCCGGGTATGAGCGTTGTCGACCTGGGTGCGGCGCCCGGCGGCTGGTCGCAGGTCACTAGTCGGCTGATCGGTGGTCAGGGGCGTCTGATCGCCTCGGACATCCTGGAAATGGACAGCATTCCGGATGTGACTTTCATCCAGGGTGACTTCACCCAGGACGAAGTGCTCGCTCAGATCCTTGAAGCCGTGGGTAATTCGCAGGTGGACCTTGTGATTTCCGATATGGCCCCCAATATGAGTGGTACGCCTGAGGTGGACATGCCGAAAGCCATGTTTCTATGTGAGCTGGCTCTTGATCTGGCGGCTCGGATACTCAAGCCGGGTGGTAATTTCGTGATCAAGGTGTTTCAGGGCGAAGGGTTTGATGCTTACGTGAAGGACGCTCGTCAGAAATTCGACAAGGTCCAGATGATCAAGCCGGACTCTTCCCGTGGCAGTTCCCGCGAGCAATACATGCTGGCTTGGGGCTACCGCGGCCGTAGTGAGTAA
- a CDS encoding YhbY family RNA-binding protein, whose amino-acid sequence MPLTQEQKKQYKSIGHHLKPVLIVADNGLTEGVLAELERALADHELIKIKLNILDRESRLANIAELCKVGKADLVQVIGKMALIYRKNFSVNKQLSNVHRFK is encoded by the coding sequence ATGCCGCTCACTCAAGAGCAGAAGAAACAGTACAAATCCATTGGCCACCATCTGAAACCGGTTTTGATTGTGGCTGACAACGGTTTGACTGAAGGTGTGTTAGCCGAACTTGAACGCGCTTTGGCGGATCACGAGCTGATCAAAATCAAGCTCAACATCCTCGATCGCGAGTCGCGCCTGGCGAACATTGCAGAACTGTGCAAGGTCGGCAAAGCGGACCTGGTTCAGGTCATAGGCAAGATGGCACTGATTTACCGCAAGAACTTCAGCGTCAACAAGCAGCTGTCGAACGTTCATCGCTTCAAGTGA
- the greA gene encoding transcription elongation factor GreA, giving the protein MIKYPMTVQGAKALEEEHAHLTKVVRPKLSQDIGTARELGDLKENAEYHAAREQQGMVEARIRDIEGRIQNQVIIDVTSIPHTGKVIFGTTVEIANVETDDRVTYHIVGEDEADFKLGKISVGSPLARALIAKEEGDVVAVKTPGGVIEYEIVEVRHI; this is encoded by the coding sequence ATGATCAAATACCCAATGACCGTCCAGGGCGCCAAAGCCCTGGAAGAAGAACACGCTCACCTGACCAAGGTCGTCCGTCCGAAGCTCAGCCAGGACATCGGTACGGCCCGCGAACTGGGTGACTTGAAGGAAAACGCCGAATACCACGCTGCCCGCGAGCAGCAGGGGATGGTCGAGGCGCGGATTCGTGACATCGAAGGCCGGATTCAGAACCAGGTCATCATCGATGTCACGAGCATTCCACACACCGGCAAAGTGATTTTCGGTACCACCGTTGAAATCGCCAATGTCGAGACTGATGACCGCGTCACTTACCACATCGTGGGTGAGGATGAGGCGGACTTCAAACTCGGCAAGATTTCGGTGGGTTCGCCATTGGCCCGCGCCTTGATTGCCAAGGAAGAGGGCGATGTAGTTGCCGTGAAAACGCCTGGCGGCGTTATCGAGTACGAGATTGTCGAAGTTCGCCACATCTGA
- the carB gene encoding carbamoyl-phosphate synthase large subunit — translation MPKRTDIKSILILGAGPIVIGQACEFDYSGAQACKALREEGYRVILVNSNPATIMTDPDMADATYIEPIKWQTVAKIIEKERPDALLPTMGGQTALNCALDLEREGVLEKFGVEMIGANADTIDKAEDRSRFDKAMKSIGLDCPRSGIAHSMEEANAVLEKLGFPCIIRPSFTMGGTGGGIAYNREEFEEICARGLDLSPTKELLIDESLIGWKEYEMEVVRDKKDNCIIVCSIENFDPMGVHTGDSITVAPAQTLTDKEYQIMRNASLAVLREIGVETGGSNVQFGICPDTGRMVVIEMNPRVSRSSALASKATGFPIARIAAKLAIGYTLDELQNEITGGATPASFEPSIDYVVTKLPRFAFEKFPKADARLTTQMKSVGEVMAIGRTFQESLQKALRGLEVGVCGLDEKLDLSNPESMSVLKRELTVPGAERIWYVADAFRAGLSVEDIFGMNMIDPWFLVQIEDLIKEEEKVKTLGLASIDRDLMFKLKRKGFSDMRLAKLLGVTEKALRRHRHKLEVYPVYKRVDTCAAEFATDTAYMYSTYEEECEAAPSGRDKIMILGGGPNRIGQGIEFDYCCVHAALALREDGYETIMVNCNPETVSTDYDTSDRLYFEPVTLEDVLEICRVEKPKGVIVQYGGQTPLKLARALEEAGVPIIGTSPDAIDRAEDRERFQQMVERLNLRQPPNATVRSEDEAIRAASKIGYPLVVRPSYVLGGRAMEIVYEEEELKRYLRDAVKVSNDSPVLLDHFLNCAIEMDVDAVCDGTDVVIGAIMQHIEQAGVHSGDSACSLPPYSLPAHIQDEMREQVKKMALELGVVGLMNVQLALQGEDIYVIEVNPRASRTVPFVSKCIGVSLAMIAARVMAGKTLKEIGFTKEIIPNFYSVKEAVFPFAKFPGVDPILGPEMKSTGEVMGVGDTFGEAFAKAQMGASEVLPTGGTAFISVRDDDKPLVAGVARDLINLGFDVVATAGTARLIEAAGLKVRRVNKVTEGRPHVVDMIKNDEVTLIINTTEGRQSIADSYSIRRNALQHKIYCTTTIAAGEAICEALKFGPEKTVRRLQDLHAGLKA, via the coding sequence ATGCCAAAACGTACAGACATTAAAAGCATCCTGATTCTCGGCGCTGGCCCGATCGTGATCGGCCAGGCCTGCGAATTCGACTACTCCGGCGCCCAGGCCTGCAAAGCCCTGCGCGAGGAGGGTTACCGCGTCATCCTGGTGAACTCCAACCCGGCCACCATCATGACCGACCCGGACATGGCTGACGCCACGTACATCGAGCCGATCAAGTGGCAGACCGTGGCCAAGATCATCGAGAAAGAGCGCCCGGACGCGCTGCTGCCGACAATGGGCGGCCAGACTGCTCTGAACTGCGCACTGGATCTGGAGCGCGAAGGCGTCCTGGAGAAGTTCGGCGTAGAGATGATCGGCGCCAATGCCGACACCATCGACAAGGCTGAAGACCGTTCGCGCTTCGACAAGGCGATGAAATCCATCGGCCTGGACTGCCCGCGTTCGGGTATCGCCCACAGCATGGAAGAGGCCAACGCCGTTCTCGAAAAGCTCGGCTTCCCGTGCATCATTCGTCCGTCCTTCACCATGGGCGGCACGGGTGGCGGTATCGCTTACAACCGTGAAGAGTTCGAAGAAATCTGCGCCCGCGGCCTGGATTTGTCGCCGACCAAAGAGCTGCTGATCGACGAATCGCTGATCGGCTGGAAAGAGTACGAGATGGAGGTTGTCCGCGATAAGAAGGACAACTGCATCATCGTTTGCTCGATCGAAAACTTTGACCCGATGGGCGTGCACACCGGTGACTCGATCACCGTTGCTCCGGCACAAACCCTGACGGACAAGGAATACCAGATCATGCGTAACGCCTCGTTGGCGGTACTGCGTGAGATCGGCGTGGAAACCGGCGGCTCCAACGTTCAGTTTGGCATCTGCCCGGACACTGGCCGTATGGTCGTGATCGAGATGAACCCGCGTGTATCCCGCTCTTCGGCACTGGCCTCGAAAGCCACTGGTTTCCCGATTGCGCGTATCGCTGCCAAGCTGGCGATCGGCTACACCCTGGACGAGCTGCAAAACGAAATCACCGGCGGCGCTACTCCTGCATCCTTCGAGCCGTCGATCGACTACGTCGTCACCAAGCTGCCACGCTTCGCCTTCGAGAAATTCCCGAAAGCCGACGCGCGCCTGACCACGCAAATGAAGTCGGTCGGTGAAGTCATGGCCATCGGCCGGACCTTCCAGGAATCCCTGCAGAAAGCCCTGCGCGGCCTGGAAGTAGGCGTTTGCGGCCTGGACGAGAAGCTCGACCTGAGCAACCCGGAAAGCATGAGCGTCCTCAAGCGCGAACTGACCGTGCCGGGTGCCGAGCGCATCTGGTACGTGGCTGACGCCTTCCGCGCCGGCCTGTCGGTCGAAGACATCTTCGGCATGAACATGATCGACCCGTGGTTCCTGGTGCAGATCGAAGATCTGATCAAGGAAGAAGAGAAGGTCAAGACCCTGGGTCTGGCCAGCATCGACCGCGACCTGATGTTCAAGCTCAAGCGCAAAGGTTTCTCCGACATGCGTCTGGCCAAGTTGCTGGGCGTGACCGAGAAGGCACTGCGTCGCCACCGTCACAAGCTCGAGGTGTACCCGGTCTACAAGCGCGTTGACACCTGCGCGGCCGAGTTCGCCACCGACACCGCTTACATGTACTCGACTTACGAGGAAGAGTGCGAAGCCGCGCCGTCGGGCCGCGACAAGATCATGATTCTCGGCGGCGGTCCCAACCGTATCGGCCAGGGCATCGAGTTCGACTACTGCTGCGTCCATGCGGCATTGGCCCTGCGCGAAGACGGTTACGAGACCATCATGGTCAACTGCAACCCGGAAACCGTTTCCACCGACTACGACACCTCCGATCGCCTGTACTTCGAGCCAGTGACCCTGGAAGACGTGCTGGAAATCTGCCGCGTCGAGAAGCCAAAAGGCGTGATCGTCCAGTACGGCGGCCAGACTCCGCTGAAACTGGCCCGTGCCCTGGAAGAAGCCGGCGTGCCGATCATCGGCACCAGCCCTGACGCCATCGACCGTGCCGAAGACCGTGAGCGCTTCCAGCAGATGGTCGAGCGCCTGAACCTGCGTCAGCCGCCAAACGCTACCGTGCGCAGCGAAGACGAAGCGATTCGTGCCGCCAGCAAGATCGGCTACCCGCTGGTGGTGCGTCCGTCCTACGTACTGGGCGGTCGTGCGATGGAAATCGTCTACGAAGAAGAAGAACTCAAGCGCTACCTGCGCGATGCAGTGAAAGTGTCCAACGACAGCCCGGTGCTGCTTGACCACTTCCTCAATTGCGCCATCGAAATGGACGTGGATGCGGTCTGCGACGGCACCGACGTGGTGATCGGCGCAATCATGCAGCACATCGAGCAGGCCGGCGTTCACTCCGGTGACTCCGCGTGCTCCCTGCCGCCGTATTCGCTGCCTGCGCACATCCAGGACGAGATGCGCGAACAGGTCAAGAAAATGGCCCTGGAGCTGGGCGTGGTCGGCCTGATGAACGTGCAGTTGGCGCTGCAAGGCGAAGACATCTACGTCATCGAAGTCAACCCGCGCGCTTCCCGGACCGTACCGTTCGTGTCCAAGTGCATCGGTGTTTCCCTGGCCATGATCGCCGCTCGCGTGATGGCCGGTAAAACCCTGAAGGAAATCGGCTTCACCAAGGAAATCATCCCGAACTTCTACAGTGTGAAAGAGGCGGTGTTCCCATTCGCCAAATTCCCTGGCGTGGACCCGATCCTGGGCCCTGAGATGAAGTCCACCGGTGAAGTGATGGGCGTGGGCGACACCTTCGGTGAAGCATTCGCCAAGGCCCAGATGGGCGCCAGCGAAGTGTTGCCGACCGGCGGTACCGCGTTCATCAGCGTACGTGACGACGACAAGCCACTGGTTGCAGGCGTGGCCCGTGATCTGATCAACTTGGGCTTCGACGTGGTCGCTACTGCCGGCACTGCCAGGCTGATCGAAGCTGCAGGCCTGAAAGTGCGTCGCGTGAACAAGGTGACCGAAGGTCGCCCGCACGTGGTCGACATGATCAAGAACGACGAAGTCACCTTGATCATCAACACCACCGAAGGCCGTCAGTCGATCGCCGATTCGTACTCCATTCGTCGTAATGCCTTGCAGCACAAGATCTACTGCACCACCACCATTGCTGCTGGCGAAGCTATTTGCGAAGCGCTGAAGTTCGGTCCCGAGAAGACCGTGCGCCGCTTGCAGGATCTACACGCAGGATTGAAGGCATGA
- the carA gene encoding glutamine-hydrolyzing carbamoyl-phosphate synthase small subunit, translating into MTKPAILALADGSIFRGEAIGTDGQTVGEVVFNTAMTGYQEILTDPSYAQQIVTLTYPHIGNTGTTPEDAESDRVWSAGLVIRDLPLVASNWRNKLSLSDYLKANNVVAIAGIDTRRLTRILREKGAQNGCIMAGDNISEEAAIAAAREFPGLKGMDLAKVVSTKKQYEWRSTVWDLKTDSHATIEASELPYHVVAYDYGVKLNILRMLVERGCRVTVVPAQTPAAEALALNPDGVFLSNGPGDPEPCDYAIQAIKDVLQTDIPVFGICLGHQLLALAAGAKTLKMGHGHHGANHPVQDLDSGVVMITSQNHGFAVDETTLPGNVRAIHKSLFDGTLQGIELTDKSAFSFQGHPEASPGPNDVAPLFDRFINEMAKRR; encoded by the coding sequence TTGACTAAGCCAGCCATACTCGCCCTTGCTGATGGCAGCATTTTTCGCGGCGAAGCCATTGGAACCGACGGTCAGACCGTTGGTGAGGTGGTGTTCAACACCGCCATGACCGGCTATCAGGAAATCCTTACCGATCCTTCCTACGCCCAACAGATCGTTACCCTGACTTACCCGCACATCGGCAATACCGGCACCACACCGGAAGATGCCGAGTCCGATCGTGTCTGGTCCGCTGGCCTGGTCATCCGTGACCTGCCGCTGGTCGCGAGCAACTGGCGCAACAAGCTGTCGCTGTCCGACTACCTGAAAGCCAACAATGTGGTGGCAATCGCCGGTATCGACACCCGCCGCCTGACGCGCATCCTGCGTGAGAAAGGCGCGCAGAACGGCTGCATCATGGCCGGTGACAACATTTCCGAAGAAGCGGCCATTGCCGCGGCGCGAGAGTTCCCTGGCCTGAAAGGCATGGACCTGGCGAAAGTCGTCAGCACCAAGAAGCAATACGAATGGCGCTCGACTGTCTGGGATCTGAAAACCGACAGCCACGCGACCATCGAAGCCTCCGAGCTGCCATACCACGTGGTTGCCTACGACTACGGCGTCAAGCTGAACATCCTGCGCATGCTGGTCGAGCGCGGTTGCCGCGTGACCGTGGTGCCGGCGCAAACGCCCGCCGCTGAAGCCTTGGCGCTCAACCCTGATGGCGTGTTCCTGTCGAACGGTCCTGGTGACCCCGAGCCTTGTGATTACGCGATCCAGGCGATCAAGGACGTGCTGCAAACCGACATCCCGGTGTTCGGCATCTGCCTCGGTCACCAACTGCTGGCCCTGGCCGCCGGCGCCAAGACCCTGAAAATGGGCCACGGCCACCACGGTGCCAACCACCCGGTCCAGGACCTGGACAGCGGTGTGGTGATGATCACCAGCCAGAACCACGGCTTCGCGGTAGATGAGACCACCCTGCCAGGCAACGTCCGCGCGATCCACAAATCGCTGTTCGACGGCACCCTGCAAGGCATCGAGCTGACCGACAAGAGCGCCTTCAGCTTCCAGGGTCACCCTGAAGCCAGCCCTGGCCCGAACGACGTAGCGCCATTGTTCGATCGCTTCATCAACGAAATGGCCAAGCGACGCTGA